ATGAGCAGGAGACGAGAGAATCTGGGTTAGTGCGCCCTGATGTCATTGTAAAACTTCCGGGAGATAAGCAGGTCATTGTGGATGCAAAGACTCCCTGTGAGGCGTATTTGGAGGCGATTCAGGCTGAGGATCAAGGTGTCAAAGAAGATAAATTTAGACATCATGCACGGCAGGTACGGCAGCATGTGATGGCTTTAGGAAAAAAAGCCTATTGGCAAAGCTTTCAACCCACTCCTGAATTTGTAATCCTCTTTATTCCTTCGGATAGCTTCTTTAGCTCAGCACTGGAGTATGACCCCTCCTTGATTGAAGTGGGAGTTGAACAGGGGGTTGTGATTGCAACACCAACAACATTGATTGGCCTTCTGCGCGCGATTGCTTACGGCTGGAAACAAGAAAAGCTATCTCTTCATGCTCAAGAGGTCAGCACGCTTGGGCATGAGCTCTATAAACGGATAACTGATATGAGCGAGCACTGGAGCAAGGTGGGGCGCACTTTAGCAAGTTCTGTGGACGCGTACAACAAGGCTGTTGGATCTCTTGAGTCGCGCGTATTGGTCTCTGCTAGAAAGTTTCAGGAGATGGGGGCAGCAGCTCGTTCGGTAGAGTTAGAGACTCTGGAAGGAATCGATCGCGTTCCCCGCGAAATTCAAGCATCCGACATGAAAGTATCCCTTGATATGGTAGCTAAAACCAAATGACTTTCGCCCTAGATCGTGCTTTCTTGCACCGACCTTTCTGAAGTGAGTTTGTAGGAAATTCCCCAGGTTAGTCCAAAGCTGATGATAAATGCCGGTAAAAGAGGTTCGATTGGCACGGGCAAAAAGGGATTAATGAGCGGCCATAAGGCTGAGATGAGACCTCCTGAAAGCATCCCGACCCACGCACCTAGTTTGGTGACCCGTTTTGAATAGAGCATATAGCTAAAGTGACTTAAATTAGTTATAGGCAGTGCTCCTTGAAAAGTTCGTCTATTCCACATTGATATTTTCTTCGCTTAGACTTTGCCTGTGCCCACTTGTGTTCAATAGGGTTTAGATCAGGAGAATAGGGAGGAAGATATTCCAAGGTATGGCCTGCAGCCTGGATCTTCTCTTGCATAGATTTGCTTTTATGGAATGAAGCATTATCCATAACCAGAATACTTTCAGAGGGAAGTTTCGGTAGCAAGTCCTCCTCTGCCCAAATGGAAAAGGCATCTGTATTAATATTGCACTCGAATAACGCAAGTGTAAGGAGGCTTGTTCCAAGTAATGCCCCTATTGCATTTGTTCTTCCTTTTGCTCCCCAATCATGAGTGCCAAAACATCGCTGTCCTATTTTGGAGTAACCGTGGGTGCGGGGCATATCATGGGCAAACCCGCTTTCATCAATATATACAATTGGCTTTCCCAAACGTTTATATTCTGCGATTTTCCCTTGAAAGATTTGTCTTTTTGTTTCGCAGGCCTTGGGATGGTTGAGCGTTTTTTTTATAGCTAATTCTTAACCTCTTCATGGCACACCGAATGCCTGAAGTGCTTACGTTGAGACGATGTGCTCGTTCATAGTTGAAGGCATCAGGGTATTTCTTGATATCCTCCATCAAGATCTCTCTATCAATCTTTATTGCAGGTCTGATTTTAGTGCGCCTCGGCTCTAACCTCTTAGACCAGAGAAACACACTATTTACACTTACTCCAAAGCGTTTTGCTACTTGGGCAAAGCTTAATTTTTCTTTGCTTCGGATTGATAGAACTTTTTTTCTAAAATCTAGCGAATATGTCATTCAAAAAATTATAACTAAAACGAAATATTTTAGCTATATAAATCAGGAGAGGGCCAAATGCGGCGCCTAGTCCCGACCATGCATAGAGCACAAGCTCAAAAATGGATCCAGGGCACATAAAGGCAATGAAGAAAGCAAGAAGCGCGACGGCAAGGATTCCTAATCGGGAGACTTTTAAGAGCTTTTTCTCGCTCGCCTTTTTGTGGAATATTCTTTTATAAAAGTCTTCAGAAAGGATCGAGGAAATGATGATGAGCTGAGAGCTCATGACATTGACGATCGCAGCAATAATTGCGCAGAGGATAAAGCCAATCACAAAGGGAGAGAAGTTTTCCTTCACCATCTCAATAAAGATCATCTCGGGGTCATAGATCCCGCTAGAAAAGAAAGGGACAGCTACGAGCCCTGCAAATGTAGCGGCACAAAGCGAGAGAACCATCCAAGACATCCCTATCCGCTTCGATTGTTTCATTTTTGAGACATCTCGGATTCCCATGAATTTCGTGAGGATATGAGGTTGCCCAAAATACCCAAGTCCACATCCGAGTGCCATAGAGACAATTTGAAGGAGAGTTAAACCCTTCAATGAAGGGATGAGGGAAGGTTTATCAGCAAGAACCTGTCCAATTGCAGGAAACCCTTCTACCTTGCTCAAGATTAAGAAGGGAACAACTAAAATGACTCCGAGGAGAAACAGACCTTGAAAGAGATCTAACCATGCTAAGGTGGTGAATCCTCCTATGAGGACGTAAGTGATGACGATTCCAATTCCAAAAAACTAGAGAGGGTGAGGTTGCCTATCTTTTCAGTAAAAGCCAGCTGCTCATGTCACTTGCATGAGCAGCAAGCGCTGTGAGCCATGTTCCTAGCGAGCGGTTTCCCATTAGAAATCCCGCGGTATTTGTTTGCCTTTTATATGAAAAAATCCCTACGCTCAAGGCTAGTGAAAAGTAAAGAATAATAGCTAATAGTTGAATCATGGGGAAAATTGTAGTGAAAAGTTAGAGAGATTTCAAGCTTTCAATCCACTGCGGCGAGATACCCGCTTGTTTCCGGTGCTCTTCATGAATTACAAAGCCTCGTGCTCGCTTCGGCGTGAGCAGAGGACTTTGAGCTTCTTTCCAGGCATCCCAGTCGCTCAGTTGTGGAGATTTAAATTTTTGAAGCCAGCTCCAACCAAATGAGACATGGGCAATCTCGTCTTTCAAGATCCGTGCCATAAGTGCTCCAGCTTCCTTGTCTCCGTGTTTTTCAAAAGATTGCCCATACATTGGAGCAAAATCAAGATTAGCCATTTCAAAGGTTAAGCTCATCACCGAAACATATTCAATCGGGGAGTTTAAGTAAGGGGTATGACACCAGAAGTGGCGATAAAGGGGAAGGTCTCCAAAACTGACCCCTAGTCTTTTCAATTGCAAAAGATAGAGGCGGACATGTTCTTGCTCTTCTTTTAGAGTGTGGGCAAGCCCTCTGCGAAAGTGACTAGGAGCATCAGGGAATTTTAGTAAGGCGTAAGCCATAATCTCAACCGCAAGAAGTTCGTGGCCGGCAAAGCGGTGGAGACATGCCGCACGGCTATCTGGCTTATGGTGGTCATGAAAAGGCGGGAGTTTATTTTCTCTTTTGACCTTTTGGAAACGGAGCTGAGTTGGGCGGGTTGGCTCATTCCATTCCATAGGAGGTCCGGGTTGAAAATCTGTCAGCTTTTTGGGCGCCCACAGTTTTCCTTTCAGGGTATCGGCTCCTAAAATAGAAACGGCCCATTCTCTCATCTCAAAAGAGATAGGAGGATGAGCCGATAAAGAGGAATTAGCGTCCTTTTTATTCAATTTCGAGGACGTAGTACGCAGGGAATGCGAAGTTGTTATTGGGTCTAGAAGAGACAATTAAATTGACTCGCTTTCCCACAAAATCTTCAAGATTAACATGCGTGCTATAAACATATGCTACAGTGATATCTCTGTCTTTTACAACAAAGTTACCTGGCTTGTTTTTTACAGGTTCTCTATATGATTCTAAGATTCCAGAAACCGTTTTGCTCTTCATTTTCTGGTCTGCATAGAAGTCGTCCATTGTTTTGGCGTGATGCATTGATGACCAGCTCAAATACATGGCTTCCTCAATAGGCTCCCAGACTTTCATTCGGTCTGTTGGAGAAAGAACGTCTTCAGAGTGATAGGCAACCTCATAGATACTTCCAGAAATTTCTTGATTTTTACCCATATTTGATGCTTTGGCTTCAAGAAAAGAAATTTTGCGGTGCAAGTAGTCTTCCTGAATTGCATGAAGTTCCTTCTTTGCTGAAGCAACAAATGTTGGAAAGTCACTAAAGTCTTTAATGATGGTGCCATAGTTATGGGTTACGCGTTCAATATCGATTTCATGAAAAGCCTTACGCATTTCAGCTTGGCTGAGAAGGTTTGTCGACTCTAAAAGTTGAGTAACTGTTGCCTTTCGCTTGTCTTGAACAACTTTAAGCTCGGGTTTTCCAGCATATTCAACATATTCCTTAGCAATGAAAAACTGAGTATTTTCTGGGGCATCGATCTCCATCCATTTGTTATTATCATCACAAATGTTTCCGTTAATGGAATGCCCAGTGCTATAGTGTCCAATAATGGGGGCATCACGATCAGGAGAAAGGCGGACATTAACGCGATCGCCTTCAACAATATCATCAATAATAAACCCGCGGAAAATATATGCTTTTAAGTCTGCTGGGGCTTTTACTGTATAGAAATCTCCTTTTTCTCCGGTCACAACAACATACTCGTCTTTGCCGAGCTCGGTAATAATGTGACTATCTAGGTCAGCAGAGGTTCGCATCCGAACATTGCTTCCAACGATTTTTCCAGTGAAGGCTTTAAACTTTGAACCCGAGTGCGCAGGGGTTGTATCAACCGATGTAATCGATTTGTCGAGTGGGGGGGCTGCATCTGCAAATGCGGGAGCCGAAAAAGCTCCTAACATTAGCAGCGCTAATAAAGCATAAGCTTTAGACATAATTCGTACTCCTAATAAGAAAAGTGTTCTGCTTTCTCATTCTAGAGAACGACTGTTTAAATGGCCAGGACAAAATTAATAGAGCTATTCCATATTAGAGATGCTTTTTTATTCGACTCTCTTAGAATAGTGAGATGGGTTCAACTGTTAAGAACAGTGCGAACGTGTTCGCAGTTTTTTTCGCCACATGTACATCCCACGGGATTACCCAAAAAGACTTGATAGTGCTCATTTACATCTAAGGGATTGGAAACAATGTAGAGCTTGTCTCCTTCCTGCTTGATGTCCCAGTCGCGGAAGCGTAGGTCATCTTCGGTGACTTCTTCTTCGATCTCTTCTTTAGGAGAATCCTGTAATTCACCTTGAATAACTTTTGCAATTTGGCAGTAAGGGCAATTGCAGTGGGGCTCTGCTTTAGGAATGTTCATTTGTTCCATGTCCATTCCAAGGGCTTTAGTGATCGATGTGATTTTTTCAATGACATCGGGGGGCATTTTTGGAGTGTTTGCCTGATCAGGGTTATGTTGAAGAAAAGAACTGATGTTTTCAGCCCCTTCTGCTCCACTCATCTGAAAAGGGATTCCAAAGGAAAAAGAAACGTCATTTTCTTTTTCAGGTGTTGGTTCAAAAGTTTTGAGAGACTCGGCTTGAGGTTCTTTCGTCTCATGGTCCACATATTGAGAGTGGGCATCAAAGATTTGCTCAATGAGCTTTTCTTCGAGTCCTGGGATCTCGATTAGAGTTCCATTGTGAAGGACGATGACCAGAACTTGTTTTCCTTCCATCTCTTTCATATGAAGCGTATTGATATTCTTCCATGACGTGGAGATATAAGGAGGGATGCTTAAAATTTTATGATTGATTTTCTTCATATCATCCTTAATCAGACGGTTTATTCGAACCTATCCCCATTATACAGATCATCCTATTCTCAGTCAATAGAAAAGCTGGCACTCATCTACCTTGACTGCTGAACGCGTTTATAATTTACTGTTTATAAGTGTGTTATGATATTGTGTTTTAGGTTGTTCTCTGCCTGTTGGATCTTATAATGGCTTTTGAAATCGTAAGGTAGCTTAGATCAACCACCTTCATTTTTTTTGAATCTTTCTTGATAGGATTTGCTTGGCAGGAATAAAAATTCGATTATAAAGAAGAAAGAGAATGCGATTTAAGGAGGTTCATAAGTACTGTAATTTACTGAATAATAAATGATTGAAAAGGAGCAAGCTTATGGCAAGCAAAACTTTTGTCCTGGATACGAACGTTCTACTGCATGATCCGGAAGCGATTCAGAAATTTGAGGGCAACGATGTCGTAATGCCTCTGGTAGTGTTAGAAGAGTTAGATAAGATGAAACGGTTCAGTGACGAACTTGGGAAGAATGCACGGCAAGTGATTCGTTTCGTTGACGAGATTAAAGGGGATATATTTAAGGGAATTAAGTTAGAAAATGGAGCGACGTTCTCCATCTTTGCCGAAGACAAATCAGTTCAAAGGGAAGGCTTTCCTCTTCCGCTGGATAGCAATAAACACCGTATTCTTTTCTGTGCATATAAATTAAAGCAGATAGGCCGAGAAGTGGTCATCATGATTTCAAAAGACTTTGTTTTAAGGATTAAAGCGGAATCAATTGGTATTAAGGCTCAGAATTATGAAAGTCTCAAGGAGTTTTTTGATAACCTCTATCGGGGATTTAGAAAGGTTGAAATCCCCAAGGGAGAGATTGACACTTTTATGACGAAAGGGTTTGCTGAGTTGCCAAGCGAAGATATGATAGCAAACGAATATGTGCGCTTTCACTGCCCTGAAAAATCAACGGCCATGGGGATTTATAACCCGAAAAAGAAGAGAGTTGAGCAAGTCAAGGGGCAGACTAAAGAGGTCTGGGGAATAAAACCCCTCAATGATGAGCAAGAATGTGCCATGGACATGCTTATGAATGACGATATTAAATTGATTACAATGATCGGACAGGCAGGAACAGGGAAAACCTTGATGGCTCTCACGGTTGGCCTTCGCAAAACTTTTGATGAGGGGGTCTATAATCGGATTCTTATCTCAAGGCCTATTATGCCCCTTGGAAAAGACATTGGATATCTTCCGGGAACAAAGGAAGAAAAGATGTACCACTGGATGCAGCCAATCTATGATAATCTCGAGTATATTTGCGAATCAACGTCAGGTTCGGGGAGTGCGTCGGATACAAAACAATGGATTATGGAAAGTGAAAAGATTGAGATGGAAGCGGTCACCTTTATAAGGGGGCGTTCTTTAGCTCATACCTATATCATTATTGACGAGGCGCAGAACCTGACACCCCATGAGGTGAAAACCATTGTTTCAAGAGCTGGTAAGGGAACCAAAGTGATCCTCACGGGAGATCCGACACAGATCGATAATCCTTATCTTGATAAAGACTCGAATGCGCTTACTTACGTGGTGAGTCGTTTTAAGAAGGAACCGATTTATGGTCACATTATGTTCGAGAAAACGGAGAGATCGCAGTTAGCCGCAATTGCTGCTAAAGTTCTCTAAACAAAAAATGGGTGATTCACAATCTCATTTCCAGAGTAGGGGAGATTTCCGGTAAGGAGTCCTTTCTCTGAGTTATATAAAAGGTCTCCGAACTTTGGACTTTGTGATAATTTCTGCTTGGAACCAATAGAGGCTAGCAGATGGGCAAATGATGTCCATTCATTCTTGACTCTTTCTGGATTGACCTTTTTTGCAAGGCCAAAGTCTAGAAGCTTTAGTCGATAGGGATCTTTTCCTTCTTTGGTATTCTTTACAAGGATATTTCCTTGGTGAAGATCGTTATGAATATACCCATTTGAGTGAAGGGCATGAAGAGCCTCTGCAAGTTGTTTTCCATATCCTTTAACGGTCTCTGAATCTAGTGGGGCAATGCGTACACGGTTCCATAAAGGAACTCCATCAATAACTTTTGAAAAAACTCCTGCAAGAAGGTGTTTGGAATGCATTTCAGGGTCGTAGTTTTCAATATAATGGACTTTACCTTCATGATAAGTCAATAATCCGGTAGCTGTTCCCAAATGTTGACCTGAGGGAAGTTTTAGTCCAAGGGCATCACCAAACAGTTCTTTCTCTTCATTAGCAATGGGTATCGGTCTTTTTTCTAGCTTGAGGGCGATGTCTTTTTTGCTTTTCCCATGAAGCTTTAGAACGACACCAAAAGCACCTTCGCCAAGCTTCTCTTCATATTGAGTGAATCCCAATTCTTGAAGCTTAGCAACTACCTGAGAAGCGATAACTTTTTCTGATAGTGCATAATTGATCATATCAAAGAGGGTGGCCGGTCCCTGAGTATATTTTCTCCCACTAGTGGTAGAAGAGTCGTATGTATTACTTGTGACGCACCTTTTAAATAGAGCAGGGACCTGATCTTTTTTTCTTAATGTAATTAAATCGGAATATTAATTGTATTTTAAATTACACGAGTAAATTACATCTTCTAAATATTCAAAGGCTTGGTGTTCTTACTTAAAATTGGCAATCACGGCTTCTTCGCTTTCTAGGGGTGGGTGGGCCTCTAGCCAGTCACGTTCTTCCAAAATGAGTGAGCTTAGTTGCTAAGAGCTGAAAGTTGACAAAGCGCTCATTTGCTTCTCTTTTCAATTGTTTCAAGTTCTTTGATTTGAGATAGATTCCAGGCATCAGTACTAAATGGCGTTGAGAACCACTGATCGAGAATTTCTTGGAGTATTTCAGATGAAAGAAGACGCAAGCTGAGTCCGAGGACATTGGCATGGTTATAAATGCGTGCTCCTTTGGCTGTTTCTCCATCGACACAAAGGGCAGCGCGGATCCCAGGGAATTTGTTGGAAAGAATGGTACAGCCTGTTCCTGTCCAGCACAAGACGATGCCTTCATCAGCCTTCCCTTCGTGAATTTCTTGAATTGCTTTTCGAGTGACTGTTGTCCAATCCTGATCTGCAGCTTCTTTTTCAGGCCCAAAGTAGATCGTTTGATGCCCCTGTGATTCAACCTTACGAATAAGCTGGTCAATAATGGGGCGGTATTCGTCTGAACTGATTGCTATTTTCATACCCATAATTTTTTATTGTAGACAAGATGTGCATTATATTGTAGAACCAAGAATTAACGTAATTTTTTTTTGAGAATGCCTTGAGATGAAAAGAGCTTTTAAAATCGTCGTTATCACTCTCCTCATCATTGCTGTCGGAGCGTTGACTGTGTATTTTGTCAGCACTCATAATATTCCTGTTTTAGAACCGAAAGGGCTAATCAGTGTGAAAGAAAGAGAGTTAATTATTACCAGTTCTTTACTGATGCTTATTGTGGTAATTCCTGTTTTGGTTCTAGCTGTTGTTTTTGGTTGGAAATACCGGGAAGGAAGAGGCTCTAAGCATACTCCTGATTGGGAGCATAATAACATTGCAGAATGTTTTTGGTGGGGTGTTCCTGTCGTGATTATTATTATTCTTGCTGTGATTACATGGAAAACCAGCCATGACCTCAATCCATTTAAACCTATTCAAAATGGAACAACTCCTATCAAGATTCAAGCTGTAGCTCTAGATTGGAAGTGGTTGTTTATTTACCCTGATCAAGGAATTGCAACAGTAAATTATGTACAATTTCCCGAAAAAACACCTATTGATTTTGTTGTCACCGCTGATGCACCGATGAATTCATTTTGGATCCCTCAACTTGGTGGGCAGATTTATGCAATGCCAGCAATGACAACTTCTATTCACTTACTTGCAAATGAAACTGGAGAGTTTGAGGGACGTTCAGCAAATATTAGCGGGAAAGGATTTGCTGGTATGATTTTCAAAGCAGTTGCAAGCAATAAACAAGACTTTCAGAACTGGGTACAGCATGTTAAGAGTTCTGGGAAAGAACTTAGTTGGGATATTTATAAACAGCTGGTTGAACCAAGCGAATACAATAATGTAGAGATATACGGGAAGATCGAAGATCAGCTTTTTGATCAGATACTGATTCAATATATGCCAGAAGGAAGTAAAAAATGAGTTTATTTGGAAGACTTGGTGAGCATGCATTGAAGCATGACTGGATTGAATATGCTGCAGATGTATCAATTGTAGGCGGTGCTTTAGTTGTTATTATTTTGATAACCTATTTAAAAAAGTGGGGTTGGCTTTGGAGGGAGTGGTTTACCTCGGTTGACCATAAGAAGATAGGAATCATGTATATAGTTTTTTCAGCAATTCAACTTGCAAAAGGATTGATTGACGGTTTAATGATGCGTGCTCAGCAGGCCACTGCTTCTGGAGACTGTATGGGATATTTAGGAGCGGAACACTTCCAGCAGATTTTTACAGCCCATGGGGTAACGATGATCTTTTTTGTAGGAATGGGAGTGGTTTTTGGAATTATCAATCTTGTATTACCTCTTCAAATTGGTGCGCGTGACGTCGCTTTTCCCCTTCTTAACTCCATTAGTTTTTGGCTCTTTGCAGCAGGAGGACTCTATATCTTCATCTCGCTTGTGATTGGAGTCTTTGCCGGGACGGGGTGGACCGCATATCCACCCCTTGCCGGTCTTAAGTATAATCCCGGAGTTGGTGTTGATTACTGGCTTTGGAGCATACAGATATCTGGAGCAGGTTCCTTGTTGTCAGGCATTAATTTCTTAGTAACAATTCTGAAGATGCGCTGTCCTGGAATGAAGCTGATGAGGATGCCAGTTTTTGTTTGGGCAACGCTTGCTACAGTGGTTCTTGTGATTTTTGCATTTCCCATTCTAACTGGAACAATTGGAATGCTTTCAACAGATCGTTTGCTGGATACAAAAATTTTTACAGCAGACTACGGGGGCAATCCTATGATGTATATCAACTTAATATGGGCGTGGGGACACCCAGAGGTTTATATTCTTGTTCTTCCCGCATTTGGGATTTTTTCGGAAGTTGTACCCGTGTTTTCTCACAAAAAACTCTTTGGTTATACATCAATGGTTTGGGCCATTGCTGTGATTACATTCCTCTCATTTATTGTTTGGTTGCATCATTTTTTTACAATGGGTGCCGGGGCAAACGTAAATGCTTTTTTTGGAATTATGACAATGGTTATTGCCATTCCTACTGGAGTGAAAGTTTTCAACTGGCTTTTTACCATTTATCGAGGGAAAGTCACATTCACAACTCCAATGTTATGGTTCATGGGGTTCATTTTTATTTTTGTCACAGGAGGGATGACTGGAGTAATGATGGCAATTCCAGGAATTGATTTCCAAGTGCATAATAGCCTCTTTTTAATTGCTCATTTTCATTCGGTAATTATTGGCGGGGTTCTATTTGGGTTTTTCTCAGGATATTCCTACTGGTTTCCCAAGTTTACAGGTTTTAGACTCAACGAAAAATTGGGAAAATATGCGTTTTGGTTTTGGTTTGTTGGATTCATCGTTGCTTTTTTCCCCCTTTATCTTCTCGGGTTTATGGGTGCAACACGCCGAATGAACCATTACCCTGCTGGAAATGGATGGCAACCTCTCTTTATTGTAGCCTGTATTGGAGCTTTTCTTATTTTGATTGGGGTTTTGTTCCAGGCTGCTCAACTGTATAAGAGCATTAAAGAAAGAAATGAGAATAAAGACACAACTGGAGATCCATGGAATGGAAGGGCTTTAGAATGGTCTACAGCGTCTCCTCCTCCATTCTACAATTTTGCGCATTTACCTGAAGTCCATTCAAGAGATGCTTTTTGGGAACTAAAAAAGTCTAAAAAAGATATTGCCAAACGGAAGTATGAGGATATTCATATGCCAAAAAATTCGATGGTGGGAGTCAATATTGGCATTCTAAGTTGCGTTATGGGATTTGCTCTTGTTTGGCATATCTTTTGGCTTGCAGCGATTACCTTTATAGGCATTCTTGTTGCTCTAATTGCCCGCCTTTTTGTGAAAGAAACCGATTATTATGTTAAAGCTGAGGAAGTTGAGCAAATTGAAACAAGGAGTCGCGCTACATGAATACACACGAGGTGAGTCCGGATACTCATCATGATGTTTACTCTAAAACGGTTTTTGGGTTTTGGCTCTACTTATTAACAGATTTCATGCTGTTTGCCACAATTTTTGCAGCTTATGCTGTATTGAGTGGCAATCATTTTGGAGGGCCGACTCAGAAGCAACTTTTCAATTTAGATCATGCGACGCTTCAAACCGTTATTTTCTTGATCAGTACATTTACTGTCGGAATCGCTGGAGTCTATACTCATAGAAAGAAGAAAGGAGGGACAATCGTTTTTTTTCTCATTTCTTTTGTGTTGGGGATTGCCTTTTTGGGGATGGAATTTCATGAATTATCCTATTTTATTGCTGCTGGGAGTGGATGGGAAAAGAATGCTTTTGCATCGTCATTTTTCTCTCTAGTAGGGATTTTTGTTCTTCACCTTGTTTTCGCGCTTTTATGGGTGATTGTTCTTCTTATTCCAGTTTTCCGCTTTGGAATTACAGCTCGCTCGGTGCTACGCCTTACTTGTCTCAAGATGTTTTGGCAGTTTCTTAGCATTGTTTGGGCTTTTATTTATACAATTGTTTACTTATTAGGAATCGTATGATTGATGAGCATCATGGATGGAATCTAAGTTTTAAACCCTTATGGATTGGGTTTGTTATATCTCTTGTATTAGTGGCTTCTGCCTACAGGATTGTGGCATATGGGCACTTAAAACATGACACTTTAATGTTATCCATCATAATGATTGGTTGCGTTTTAGCATTGATTCAGTTGATTTTTTTCCTCCATCTTGGACTTGAAGAAAAACCGCGTTGGAATTTAATCATGTTTATTTTTGGGGTCGCTCTAATGTTTATACTTATTGGAGGAACAATATGGATTATGAACAATTTGAACTACAATGCGATGCCTCGTATGGGGCATTAACCGCTGTATTTACAGAAGAAAATATGAATTTAGGATGAAATGGAAAAAACACTAAGAAGTCCTCTGACGTTGAAGCACTATCTTCTCCTAACGAAGCCAGGGATCATCCTGGGAAACGCACTGACGACTGCTGGAGGGTATGCTTTAGCAGCAAGAGGACACTTTGATTTAGGACTTTTTCTGTATATGGTTCTGGGACTTGCTTTAATCATTGCGTCTGCTTGTGTTTTCAATAACTATATCGACCGCAATCATGATGCAAAGATGAATCGTACTAAATACCGTGCCTTAGCCCGTGGGATTATTCCTCATCGAAAAGCACTTCTTTTTGGAACCGGGCTTGGTCTTTTAGGCACATTGACCTTTGCTATAGGAACAAATCTATTAACAACTTGCGTTGCCCTAACGGGCTTTTTTTTCTACGTGATTGTCTACTCACTGTCGAAGTATCAGACAACTTATGGGACCCTTATTGGAAGTATTGCAGGTGCTATTCCACCAGTTGTGGGCTATACCACCGCGGCGCATACGCTTGACCTTGGAGCATTCATCCTTTTCGCTATTATTGCTATGTGGCAAATGCCCCACTTTTTTGCTATCGCCATTTACCGCCTTAGCGACTATACCAAGGCCTCGATTCCTGTTTTTCCCTGTGTTAAAGGAATGCGCAAGACAAAGGTCCACATGACCACCTATCTTCTCGCGTTCATCATGGCGACAGCTCTTTTAACCCTTTGTGGCTATACTACGTCGACCTTCATGCTGATTATGGCGCTTGTTGGCATTTCTTGGCTTATTCTTGCCCTCAAAGGTTTTTCTGCTAAAAATGATGCGCGCTGGGCCCGAAAGATGTTTATTTTTTCTCTTGTTGTCGTGATGACGCTCTCCGTCGCCCTACCGTTTACGACGGCTTCTTAAAGATCAGATTC
The window above is part of the Candidatus Neptunochlamydia sp. REUL1 genome. Proteins encoded here:
- a CDS encoding protein kinase domain-containing protein produces the protein MINYALSEKVIASQVVAKLQELGFTQYEEKLGEGAFGVVLKLHGKSKKDIALKLEKRPIPIANEEKELFGDALGLKLPSGQHLGTATGLLTYHEGKVHYIENYDPEMHSKHLLAGVFSKVIDGVPLWNRVRIAPLDSETVKGYGKQLAEALHALHSNGYIHNDLHQGNILVKNTKEGKDPYRLKLLDFGLAKKVNPERVKNEWTSFAHLLASIGSKQKLSQSPKFGDLLYNSEKGLLTGNLPYSGNEIVNHPFFV
- a CDS encoding RpiB/LacA/LacB family sugar-phosphate isomerase yields the protein MGMKIAISSDEYRPIIDQLIRKVESQGHQTIYFGPEKEAADQDWTTVTRKAIQEIHEGKADEGIVLCWTGTGCTILSNKFPGIRAALCVDGETAKGARIYNHANVLGLSLRLLSSEILQEILDQWFSTPFSTDAWNLSQIKELETIEKRSK
- the cyoA gene encoding ubiquinol oxidase subunit II, with the translated sequence MKRAFKIVVITLLIIAVGALTVYFVSTHNIPVLEPKGLISVKERELIITSSLLMLIVVIPVLVLAVVFGWKYREGRGSKHTPDWEHNNIAECFWWGVPVVIIIILAVITWKTSHDLNPFKPIQNGTTPIKIQAVALDWKWLFIYPDQGIATVNYVQFPEKTPIDFVVTADAPMNSFWIPQLGGQIYAMPAMTTSIHLLANETGEFEGRSANISGKGFAGMIFKAVASNKQDFQNWVQHVKSSGKELSWDIYKQLVEPSEYNNVEIYGKIEDQLFDQILIQYMPEGSKK
- the cyoB gene encoding cytochrome o ubiquinol oxidase subunit I produces the protein MSLFGRLGEHALKHDWIEYAADVSIVGGALVVIILITYLKKWGWLWREWFTSVDHKKIGIMYIVFSAIQLAKGLIDGLMMRAQQATASGDCMGYLGAEHFQQIFTAHGVTMIFFVGMGVVFGIINLVLPLQIGARDVAFPLLNSISFWLFAAGGLYIFISLVIGVFAGTGWTAYPPLAGLKYNPGVGVDYWLWSIQISGAGSLLSGINFLVTILKMRCPGMKLMRMPVFVWATLATVVLVIFAFPILTGTIGMLSTDRLLDTKIFTADYGGNPMMYINLIWAWGHPEVYILVLPAFGIFSEVVPVFSHKKLFGYTSMVWAIAVITFLSFIVWLHHFFTMGAGANVNAFFGIMTMVIAIPTGVKVFNWLFTIYRGKVTFTTPMLWFMGFIFIFVTGGMTGVMMAIPGIDFQVHNSLFLIAHFHSVIIGGVLFGFFSGYSYWFPKFTGFRLNEKLGKYAFWFWFVGFIVAFFPLYLLGFMGATRRMNHYPAGNGWQPLFIVACIGAFLILIGVLFQAAQLYKSIKERNENKDTTGDPWNGRALEWSTASPPPFYNFAHLPEVHSRDAFWELKKSKKDIAKRKYEDIHMPKNSMVGVNIGILSCVMGFALVWHIFWLAAITFIGILVALIARLFVKETDYYVKAEEVEQIETRSRAT
- a CDS encoding cytochrome c oxidase subunit 3; its protein translation is MNTHEVSPDTHHDVYSKTVFGFWLYLLTDFMLFATIFAAYAVLSGNHFGGPTQKQLFNLDHATLQTVIFLISTFTVGIAGVYTHRKKKGGTIVFFLISFVLGIAFLGMEFHELSYFIAAGSGWEKNAFASSFFSLVGIFVLHLVFALLWVIVLLIPVFRFGITARSVLRLTCLKMFWQFLSIVWAFIYTIVYLLGIV
- a CDS encoding cytochrome o ubiquinol oxidase subunit IV: MIDEHHGWNLSFKPLWIGFVISLVLVASAYRIVAYGHLKHDTLMLSIIMIGCVLALIQLIFFLHLGLEEKPRWNLIMFIFGVALMFILIGGTIWIMNNLNYNAMPRMGH
- the cyoE gene encoding heme o synthase; amino-acid sequence: MEKTLRSPLTLKHYLLLTKPGIILGNALTTAGGYALAARGHFDLGLFLYMVLGLALIIASACVFNNYIDRNHDAKMNRTKYRALARGIIPHRKALLFGTGLGLLGTLTFAIGTNLLTTCVALTGFFFYVIVYSLSKYQTTYGTLIGSIAGAIPPVVGYTTAAHTLDLGAFILFAIIAMWQMPHFFAIAIYRLSDYTKASIPVFPCVKGMRKTKVHMTTYLLAFIMATALLTLCGYTTSTFMLIMALVGISWLILALKGFSAKNDARWARKMFIFSLVVVMTLSVALPFTTAS